One Artemia franciscana chromosome 15, ASM3288406v1, whole genome shotgun sequence genomic window carries:
- the LOC136036682 gene encoding caspase-1-like, with product MTSTAEANFSPDLPLNLVSVQQLILEADDGRDEISDKIDSIVFQKRPERESNYQHNLAKAPISKDALRYNMRHSKRGKAIIFNNKDFSPALSLRPRNGTDVDRDKLFLKLRELDFDVYCYNDLTLGEIEVVLKALSKEDHTERDTLMITVLSHGEAGILFAKDTCYKPEILWSSFTADRCPTLAGKPKLFFIQACQGDRLDSGTLLTLRGNTETDSGSFSYKIPSHADFLICYSTIPGFFSWRNTTNGSWFVQALCRVLGERYRDTHLLDMMTIVNQIVAFDYESNCPGDAIMHQKKQIPCITSLLTRQVFFEPK from the exons atgaCTTCAACAGCAGAGGCAAATTTTTCTCCTGACCTCCCTTTAAATCTTGTGTCTGTTCAACAGTTGATACTTGAAGCTGATGACGGACGTGATGAGATAtcagataaaattgattctattgtttttcagaaaag GCCAGAACGAGAAAGCAACTACCAGCATAATCTGGCCAAGGCCCCAATATCCAAAGATGCTTTACGTTACAATATGCGGCACTCTAAAAGAGGAAAGGCCATAATTTTCAACAACAAAGACTTTAGCCCTGCGCTTTCGCTTCGACCCCGAAATGGTACCGACGTTGACCGAGATAAGCTGTTCCTCAAGCTAAGAGAATTAGACTTCGATGTTTATTGCTATAACGATCTCACGCTCGGCGAAATCGAAGTTGTACTCAAAGCAT tatcAAAAGAAGATCATACTGAAAGAGACACCCTTATGATAACTGTTTTGTCTCACGGTGAAGCCGGCATTCTTTTTGCCAAGGATACATGCTACAAACCCGAAATACTCTGGTCTTCCTTCACAGCGGATAGGTGCCCAACCCTCGCTGGAAAGCCTAAGCTGTTTTTTATTCAG gcCTGCCAAGGTGATCGACTTGACTCAGGAACTCTTCTTACCCTCCGTGGCAACACTGAAACAGACTCGGGTTCGTTCTCCTACAAAATCCCGAGCCATGCCGACTTTTTGATTTGCTATTCAACAATTCCAG ggTTCTTTTCATGGCGGAACACAACCAACGGTTCCTGGTTTGTTCAAGCCCTGTGTCGTGTTCTTGGAGAGCGGTACCGTGATACTCATCTATTGGACATGATGACAATAGTGAACCAAATTGTTGCCTTTGATTATGAATCAAATTGTCCTGGTGATGCCATAATGCATCAGAAAAAGCAAATACCCTGTATAACCTCCTTACTTACTCGACAAGTTTTTTTTGAgccaaaataa